The segment GGGAGGAACTCGttaacaaacgacaaacgatttCGTTGCTGCTCTGCCTATTTGGACGTCGTGGTGGACACCGCCAATGGGCTCGGTGTGTAACCCTGAGACCCGCAGGTGCTCATCGAATACGGACTAAAGCCACTGCCACCACTCATTAGTCCGTTGATTCCTGTTGGATAGAAAAATGGAATGTAAGTATGTGTGAATAAAACAAATCGAGTATTTGAATTATAACTGTGTACGGTTAGTTTCGCTTTGTTATTTAGTTCATCCCtgtggaaaagtacagatttagTTGAATGAAGACtgtatttgaagaaaattgaACATGCTTCATTGTTTGTAGCTTTTTCCTTGTAAGTAAAAACGACTGAAACTTAGTCTAAAAGATGTTGAAAGTGTATTgcctatagagtaaggaggggcaaaagtgcgattcaatgatttatcagggcagattccgagtaaattgactacatttgcATGCCTAAATGActgctttgacagcttgaatttatcgtaaacatttgttgtttaggAAGCATAGTTTAAGTTTatgattcatgatttttttGGAGCAGGGTTTTCCCTGCTGATTTGAGTAAACCTGTCTCAAACAAGTCAAACAAGTTATGTGTAGTTATGTGTAAATGATGTTttagagcggttttgatgtaatatttcgttatatggcaaatacaatatcaacaggaggatattacttgttgaaaaattgtagcagcgttttacatcactcagagaTCTCTTTTAAAAATGCGGTGAGaagacaaaatatatttcgcttttccataaaaAACAATGACAGGTTATGGACCACATGCGTTCAAAGTTCGGACGAAACCGAACCGGAATAACAAACAGAACACGGTGGCTAAAAGTTGCGCAAGGAAGCTGTACAGGAAGTTGTAAGTTGTACAGGAGGCGGATACCTGACAAATGCTGGTACATTAATACTATGTTACTATGAGTGCACAGAAGAAGAAGCTGTTAAAATTTGCTATTGAAATCTACAAGCGCGAATGACTCCAAAAGCGGCTTTTAACTCTTCCTGATATCACCCAAAGCAAAAACATTTCATCAAGAAGACTGACATCTCTTCCTCGCGTCCTTAAAAATGAcgagcaacagaagcaacagcgcaccccttTCGACAAAATTTGAAGCTatgtgtacatgtattggtgggaaaagatgtgtgcgagcgtggcaatgcattgcatacgtgtttgtgtacatccatattctaatatacacacacaAGTATGTGAAAGGCAGACAGCATTGCTTTTACTGTCGttcgacttttggcagagttgccagttttcttgatggaatgtttttgcccAAAGTATCGACGCTGTTTTGGCCTCTTTACAAAAATGTGCcgtttgtagtttatttcatagccaactttggaaatatcacagtaattatatgaaaattttgaaCTTTGCTACAGGTTTGTTTCATTGAGTTATTGCCAATACAGTggaatttcgaatttggcatggttcgattttggcatgcctcgattttggcaacaaaagtatccgtttttgacaacacaaaatattttacttccaaaaatatgcttaaatatcagtcagtttccgcatgcatactttaaatgacgaaaaaataatgccctaagtgtgttcatgaaaaaaagattttattgccgtaggaatacgtcttaccgcaggtcaccaaaaacttacttgcaccgcacggatagctcttggcggattttgtgaacataaaagggttgcaatcgttggttaataatatttagtcaatttataacgcatttacattaaaatttttcatatcaaaaaagggtctcggtTTTGGCACggcttcgattttggcaacatagacgACACgcgtttgttgccaaattcgaaaaccTACTGTAcatacctaattttatgaatgtttcttgtagaatCGCGACAAcgacaattttttgataaaatccaatatggtgacTAAATCAAAAATTGCCaccaaaattttttcacttcatttgaaagctCTATTCTTCTCCTTTACAGAACCAAGCAACAAATGGCATTGTTTCattgaaaatttatgaaatatcacatgatgtaGATCTcgaggtttgctaaaaattcaacttatTTTGAAGCTTTCGGGGTAAACAGTGACTTACACTGACGGATACTACACGAAGGGTCCACTGTTTCAAGAaatttaaccttcctaatgcattagaaaaaagttacatattatgcattggggtcgaaaacgacctaAGTTTTGAAatggctctcattcatccattttcaatccgaatttcgttttctttacctcgtttgaaagctatggccaaaaactagtacccaaggtatgttagggaatatttgttgactgatggccacttctgcgtcggttccggaacacccactaccaggtcccaggcgacattttcatattttgagataattcattttgcggcacatcaaatcacattggctgaTGAGAACCTCCGCTGACAAATATGCCAGCAGCTTGATGATCGACATGACAAAATGATTTTGTTCCATAGCAAGTTCATACTTCATTTTGGGGAATTCGTAAAAACGTTAAAATTAAAACTTCTGTTCCACCCACGATATTCACCAGATATCGCTTCATTTGATTTCCGCTTATTGCGGTCCTTAACGTACGACTTGTTAGAGCAGCACTTCGAAagctgttaagggggcatagtactttttcaatttaaaaaaatcgaaattttttttattgattatttcgaaagaccatatgtgtttcaagtcatttcgatgaattccaaaaattgacaaagttacagctattggTATcccgcatgtctggagcgattacacagcgaataaaaacttcaacgtcgtttttctcgaaatcaggttttgaaaatcggtaccataaatatctcaagaacggctcaagcaattctcatgattcttttttagcttcaagccaacaaaattatttagTGTTTGACCCAACCTTTTTtagatattacaatttttgtattttttataaatatttgaagtcaattttttcgactaaaaaccttacttttatgtttgaatctccgccattttgttatgcgttcgaatttttaaaaaaggatgggtcaaacgcgagataatttaatatactttaatgtcgttttggaatttttcaattcggataagccctccAGTGCCAATCCATGGCCAatccgcaaatcatgttttttttagaatgcccaggtaaccaataagcatttccaatgcaatttaaaaacaagccaataagcatttaagttgccttaaatgctacttaaatgctattttggcaaaatatgtggctactttactgctagccctcttatagtgctgacaatgcttatttgcagctagttaccaacaagaagaatttaaatagaattgtggatgccaatttacaacagttatgcagtcaaaaagctgataaacaacaacctgcagtataaaacgccagggatgctaataaacgactgatttactgcttattttaatgcttattggttacctgggtgatcatgttcaaggagccgtaggggagaggagaagaggttcacatatgcacacaaaattgtaaatactagTATAAAGTACAATGTTTAGATTGCAAAAAactcgaatcgattcgcttttcgcgctatcgagaaaaaatatttgaaataaggcaaaaaatatggtgtaaaaagtactatgcccccttaatattaaaatcaaacggTAATCGTAAACGGGATcgaagtagagtagagtagagtagagtagagtagagtagagtagagtagagtagagtagagtagagtagagtagagtagagtagagtagagtagagtagagtagagtagagtagagtagagtagagtagagtagagtagagtagagtagagtagagtagagtagagtagagtagagtagagtagagtagagtagagtagagtagagtagagtagagtagagtagagtagagtagagtagagtagagtagagtagagtagagtagagtagagtagagtagagtagagtagagtagagtagagtagagtagagtagagtagagtagagtagagtagagtagagtagagtagagtagagtagagtagagtagagtagagtagagtagagtagagtagagtagagtagagtagagtagagtagagtagagtagagtagagtagagtagagtagagtagagtagagtagagtagagtagagtagagtagagtagagtagagtagagtagagtagagtagagtagagtagagtagagtagagtagagtagagtagagtagagtagagtagagtagagtagagtagagtagagtagagtagagtagagtagagtagagtagagtagagtagagtagagtagagtagagtagagtagagtagagtagagtagagtagagtagagtagagtagagtagagtagagtagagtagagtagagtagagtagagtagagtagagtagagtagagtagagtagagtagagtagagtagagtagagtagagtagagtagagtagagtagagtagagtagagtagagtagagtagagtagagtagagtagagtagagtagagtagagtagagtagagtagagtagagtagagtagagtagagtagagtagagtagagtagagtagagtagagtagagtagagtagagtagagtagagtagagtagagtagagtagagtagagttgagtagagtagagtagagtagagtagagtagagtagagtagagtagagtagagtagagtagagtagagtagagtagagtagagtagagtagagtagagtagagtagagtagagtagagtagagtagagtagagtagagtagagtagagtagagtagagtagagtagagtagagtagagtagagtagagtagagtagagtagagtagagtagagtagagtagagtagagtagagtagagtagagtagagtagagtagagtagagtagagtagagtagagtagagtagagtagagtagagtagagtagagtagagtagagtagagtagagtacagTCAGCCACTCTatttagcatagcatagcaaagCAGATCTAGGTATAACAGTAGCTTTCTTCTTACTACATAGCGAAACTTTCCGTACACAGCGTTTCATCAAAATAGAGTAAAGTTTCCCCTATACTAACAATAAAGATGGTTCCTAAACCGCAGTCGCTACAGACGATGACGAAGCGTGCCAAAACTGATGTGCACCGGCGGCCGAGTAGCTATGCGACGGTACAAGCTGCGAGTGCCAGAGATTCGGTGTCGAAGTGACTGCAGCAGACAGTGGAGACGCAGGATGTAGTATCGGTCACGGCCACCACGGGTGAGACGCGTAAGACGGTAAGAGAGAATGACAATTTACTTTACAATTTGTACATCATTATTGTTGTAACGTTTCAATGCACCCCCAAACAGAAACACAAAGAACAAAACATCGACGGTCACATGCAGTACTAACGACAGCGTGTTCATCGATTTTGTCGAGCGCAGGTTGCACAAAGCGTCGGGTGGGGCCAAAACTTGGAACTCGTCTCATCGTTCTGTAGCggtttgataaaatttttatttaccaatttGTTATTGTGGAAGGAGGATCCCAATCTTTAGTGTTAGTATTGCATGTGTTAATCGATTATACAAGACTATATAAACAAACAGTAGATGAGCTTTAACTTACTCGATGGTGAATTGAAGACACTAGCAGGGGAAGAGGTAAGCCCGCTCATGTTGGATGCAGTGGCGTATCCGTTACTGCTTCCGTACGAGCCACCTCCGGAAGAATGCGGTGTGGAGGCACTGCTGCAGTAGCCTCCTCGGGGACTAACGCTGCTGCTTTGGGCTCGGGTGTATTCATCAGCTGTGAGAACGTAGCGATGTAGAGAGGAAAACTAGCCCGGTTAGTAAATCTGTGCAAGAATCTAGGGTAAAGTTGCAGTTACCTTCAGCCCACTGTCCGGTGCCATCTTGAACACTAACCGCCAGCTGGCCAGTGTACGAGTTGAACCCAGAGGAGCCATTCGGTGAACGTGGCATTGAGTACAGAGCTTCTGCCAGGTCTGCCGCCCGTTTCAGGATAATCTCTTTGGGGAGTTTGTCTGGATCCCCGGGATGCCGAGGAATTAGTTTTTGTAATCGCTGGAAACCGTAGTCGATGGTAGGTTCGCTCAACGCTGCAAAATGAAAAGCTAAAATCAATACAGACGCGATTCTTGTCGGTATCAGGTGGGTTGCTGGTGCACTTACAGACATAGACAAACCGGCCCGGTGATCCCTTACAGAACTGCTTGCTCTTGTAAGACAGCGTAACTTCTACCACGCCCGGTATGTGTCGCGGAGGAGTTTGTACTCGAATGGCGTGCGAGGTTATCAACTGCCAATTGAAAAAATTGGTGGTATTAGGAGATTTATCTGTCTTACTGGTTGAAAAAGTGCAAACTTACCTCACTCCACACGAGCATCGTGCCGAAAACCACCTGTAGCCCGTCGAAGAAGTTATCGCCCACGATGATTACCTGCGCTCCGCCGGTCGTCCATCCTTCACTGGGTGATATCGCTTTGATGCAGGGGGTTGCCATTGGCAGCGGTGGATAGATGCCTGTTGTTGGTTGTTGTGTGTATCGATAGCAGAATCACGAACGGCAATGagcggtagaaaaaaaaagaacaaggATTTATTTTCTCTCCTCTTTTGGTTGGATTTTTTCCTCATGGTTGACATAATCCGATTACAGGAATCATAGCTACAACCAGCAGACTCACCGAGCATACTCAATTTGTGTCTCTATTAACGGAGACTTAATTTCTGCGGTTCCGGGGGCAATCGACGTTAGCCTTAAAGATTCACGTATGTGTGTATCATCGGCAGCGAGCGATAGatggtgaaataaaaataactgtGCACACACAACGGCTCCAGTTGAAGCCATTCGAATTAAAAATTCAACCACGTGTTGATAGAGCTAAAGAGCACAGAACCATATGGCGCCCTCGTCCTTCGGCAGGTGCTGGCTGCCGTGAAAACTAATCGAGCACTCGGTTAGATAGTCATGCATACATGCAGCACGACATTTCATTGTCGGGATGAAAATTTAATTGAGCTTGTGCACGACACCGTGTTTCCGTTCCGGCGAACGACGACGATGACCGTGTGCCGCCGGTGAAATTGTGTTCATATCCTTCTACATGGCGCGCTGTAGCTGCTAGAGCTGCTCCATTTTAGAAGTGAGCAACAGTCTATGGCGGTGGCACTTGGAATGTCCGGAAATGTTACCGAAGCGGTGTTTAAATTCAGAATGGATTGCTAGCCTACTTGTACCATGTATACCCTTAGGTACTTGTGCCGGGATGAAGATTCGAATCGAACAATGACCGTAGTTTGTTTCACTTCCGGGGAGATATGCCCTATTTGTTTTAGTCCATATGGTATGGTTTAACCAagtataaaattttgaaaaacacTTTTATTTAAACATGCAATAGATCAtggttttaataaaaaaaaccaatTTACAACTTCTTAGTGACATCAACCAACACACTCGTAAGAAATTTTTTACGAGTTGTTTTAAGAAACCATGCACTCGCAAGTTTGAAGCCATAATGCGGTTAATGAACGACTTTTGCTTTGAACAAAGTAGATTTgatcttgaaatttgtatatgtCGAAGTGTTTTTTCCTCCTGATCATGCCATAAAATCAATGATGAAGGCTATTTTCAAATTGTTGAGCAAAGTGTACCTCAACTTCTTCCTGTTTTAGAAGAAATTTCGAAGAAATTATCTATGGAGATTTCGTTTAACGTGATTTCATTCCGCACTCCAATTCACTCATTAgggaaaatcaaaaataacagTTCACTTTTCATTATACAGCTAATTTGAGATTAAACATTAAGAATCAATACAATTTTATGAAGAATTCTTTGCGATTCAATCATTATGTTCgctatagaaaacaaaaacatttcaACACAGTTTGAACAAAACAAACATGTTATTTgaagagcagtttattcaaccattatacaTCTAATGTCTAGTAAACAAAcacttgataagctattatgcaACAAAAATGGTTATTGGGAAGATATTCGTTATTTATGTATGAACTGCAAAACATAATGACTAAGCAAGAGTCTTAAACCGAAGAAAATGTCAACTGCTGCGGAGCGGACATCTTCTATAAAATTTTGCAGCATTATTTTATAGAAATACTTTTGAAGAAAGTATCAAGCAAGAAACACAAAAATCCATTCCAGTATAATAGACAActtgaaaactaaaaaaaaaggcAAACAGAAGTTCcagaaaatttataaaaatattggaATTGGAAGAAATGTCCTACTCGAAATAGTCATATAACTAAGAAATGTTTGATTTTTAACATGGACAAATTTATGCCACGCGAAAACTTAAACATTAAACCCAAATTCGATGATTTTGTGCCGAAACGGTTTAATTTCTCGAAATGGCAATGCATCGATCAAGATActcgattttttattattttgaagtTCTGTTCCGAGGGACTGTCCTACAGGAATATTGTAAAACTTGTGAAAAGTGAAAATCAGCTGTGTATCTGATTATCTGGAAGTGAGGAGATCATCATGCTGTTGATTACATAAATATGATGATCCGCAAATGGTGAATAACAGTGTTAAGCCATTGCTGTCGGAcagcccaacaaacatttttgtagaatagcttattcaactattgtactgCTAATTCCTGTGGAACAAgagcttgataagctattataccgtggacccccgttcgtttgaccgtttttaatctgaacactttttaatttgaaccttgttggtttgcacgacgtgcaaattaaaaatggttcaaacgtcatactcaatatgacatcatttgcttatgcagacaatgcacataaacacgatttgtttgtgctgatctagcgtgtttaatctgtttcacattgcgttttcccaacgattatggtagaaatccgatcggagaatgaatattcgctgcttgcaactgccaactgaatcaaacccccaaaacaataacaaagagcaaggcagccagttcacacaagttccagcatatttggggttaccagttgttcaaattaaaaactaacctcgttagtttgcatgaggagtCGTTCAAaagaacgggggtccactgtacaacaaaaatgttacttgggaatggaGGATGAATATGGCGTACGTGTCCCACCTTCGCtataaaattaaatgtaaaacaaaataatttctgcaaCCCAGAATTCCCCAGTTTTCACGTTAATTGGCTGCTATTTTTACGAtaattaaattaattgcgtaacaATAGTTCGAGCTTCCAGttcataaataataatttcaagtttaattccaagtccaaattccagtctaatttcatgaccaatttcaacaTCGATCTCAAGTGCAATTTTAAGCCTAGATTCGAATCAAAGACTGGCATGTCTAGTTCTGTTAATAATCTAAGTGGGATCTATTGTCTCCTACTGCTTTTTCAATCGTTTTGAAGTTCCGCAAAGCAGCAACATAGGCCCAAttcttttctccatttttaATAATGACGTTTCCCTTTTGCTACCACTTGGCTGTCGACTGTTTTATACTGACGATACGAAAATCTTTAAAGTCATCACGTGCAAAAGCAATTGTGTGGACCTACAGGAATACCTGAAAACGTTTGTTGACTGGTGTGCCGCAATTGAGTATAATTGAGTAAATTGAGTATAACTTCATGTTCAACCGTGATTTCTAGTAAaatatagaaaaagaaaaagatacaagaagAGGAAACGCAACGAAAAAGAAATCGgacgaaaagaggaaaaaaccgGGGTGAAAAaaagaacggaagaaaaaaacatGACAGATGAGAAAAGGGAAAGAAAGGGAAAcgtaagaaaaaacaaaagaaattaaaaaggaaaaagagtaTAGCGAGAGTGAAAATAGAATACCGATAGAGAAACCCGAGGAtagagaaaaacgggaaaggAGAAGTTAGCATAAAAAcagggaaaacgggacagaaaaaaagaaaagaaaaattcggaaaatggatcaaacaaaaaagaaaaacggaagagaaaaaggcGAAGAACGAGAAATGAAGGAGATAAAAGGTAAAAAGAGGCCCAAAAACAGAATGAACGCGAcaggaaaaaagataaaacaagGCATCAAAAGGAATAAAAGGAATAAAGCAGACAAAGACGAAAACCGAGAAGGAAAGGAAATggaaagagttagaaaaaggaACCGAAAAACCGGAACCGAAGTTAGAAAATGGaaccgaaaaaagaaaaaagggacTAGAAAAGACAGTAAACGggtaagaaaaaaacaaaacacgagTGCAAAACAACAGACAAAACAGgtttgaaaagaagaaaaaataagataggaaacgaagaaaacacgggacagaaaaagggaaaacgacaaaaaaagtggaaaaacgaaagggaaaagacgaaaagtgagagtgaaaaccaagaaaacggtaaagaaaaagagaaaaaaatgaatagaAAAGAGGTCACATAAACGTGACAATAAACGAGATATCTAAATTCTATCTTCAAGTAAAACTTACAATTagtgttcaatttcatgtcctgTTTGAAGTCTATGTTAACGTCCAATGTCAgacttaatttttatttcaattgtatttccGGTTTTGTGCCTAATTTTAAAgctaatttagttccaattttaagttcgattgtaagtcaaatttaaactctgatttcaagtccaatttgtggtacaatttgaattccaatttcaagtttaatttctaaTGTATTTTCAAGTCTAATCTTAGGCCCAAATTAACTCCAATTTACGTcgaatttcaggtccaattttgcTTCCAATGTTAATTTCAATTTCgagctaattctaaatctaatatcatgtctaattcaattccaattcaaTTACAATTCTAACCTTAATTAAAATctccaaattttgttttaagttGAATTTCGTGttcaattccaagtaaaacttccagtcaaAATTGTTCCAAAGTTGTctgatttcaaaataatttaaagtccaatttgcaGTTCAATTTGAACTAGACCTACAAGCGCGAATTAACTCTAAATTATATATCAAAATTCAACTTCGAATATTCCACTTACAGCTAAttaatttattcttccccaagaTAAGGAGACACtgcctctagtttctgacaataaataacagaagttggcgctagtgtttcatcaggagccatgcgtgagagtatgcttgaaactatcaatgtttccctgttgaatacaacagatgtcattacttttgaacgcatattgtacatattggaaACAGCCCAATATTGCGGGACAACAAATTTACTCAGCGCAGTaacattactctctcatgcatctcagtttcttttctgtttatcgctaatcgcaatataacgtttgacacctgagccaataaatagttggtaaacattgtttttatttatcgcgttcatgttgcgaaatttaatttcttcgaattGATATATATTCAGTTCCCGGCTGTCGTACCGTGTCAAAATCACTTTGCCGGGCTCACGGAAGAATGGTAGTatgatgctatggagaggtataggaaaagtttgttttttttttatcaaaattgggcATAAAATTAATCATAACAGAGTacctgtaccacaaataaaatgtaattagtgattgtttttcaggtaggtaaacataga is part of the Sabethes cyaneus chromosome 2, idSabCyanKW18_F2, whole genome shotgun sequence genome and harbors:
- the LOC128735092 gene encoding transcription factor collier; amino-acid sequence: MMFGLPPTGADMNQPRGPMTSLKEEPLGARAWMQPAVDQANVGIGRAHFEKQPPSNLRKSNFFHFVVALHDRAGQPIEIERTAFIGFIEKDQESDGQKTNNGIQYRLQLLYINGARQEQDIFVRLIDSVTKQAIVYEGQDKNPEMCRVLLTHEVMCSRCCDKKSCGNRNETPSDPVIIDRFFLKFFLKCNQNCLKNAGNPRDMRRFQVVIATQVAVDGPLLAISDNMFVHNNSKHGRRAKRLDPEGTGSSPLAISGHPLAPDSTYDGIYPPLPMATPCIKAISPSEGWTTGGAQVIIVGDNFFDGLQVVFGTMLVWSELITSHAIRVQTPPRHIPGVVEVTLSYKSKQFCKGSPGRFVYVSLSEPTIDYGFQRLQKLIPRHPGDPDKLPKEIILKRAADLAEALYSMPRSPNGSSGFNSYTGQLAVSVQDGTGQWAEADEYTRAQSSSVSPRGGYCSSASTPHSSGGGSYGSSNGYATASNMSGLTSSPASVFNSPSRINGLMSGGSGFSPYSMSTCGSQGYTPSPLAVSTTTSK